The following proteins come from a genomic window of Alosa alosa isolate M-15738 ecotype Scorff River chromosome 2, AALO_Geno_1.1, whole genome shotgun sequence:
- the mpzl2b gene encoding myelin protein zero-like protein 2b produces MIRKWICLFAVLAGFATPGLVHVRAMEVYTKAKEVEAVNGTSIKLHCTFKSTEPITEDSAIVTWNFRPLKPGPEETVIHYQEEPFPPTEGRFKGHAVWSGDVMNGDVSITLLDVQFIFNGTYSCEVRNPPDFQGFAGEVVLKVVQKASVSEIEILAASVGGGICVIAVLLVVVVVMRKRLCKCHHDDDPEVEMRERKWKDPTACKLEEAIHLMVVEKALEVDSSDDEESDDDDDDEEDDDDEDDDDDDDDDDDDDDDDD; encoded by the exons GTCTCGTCCATGTGCGGGCCATGGAGGTATACACCAAGGCGAAGGAGGTGGAGGCGGTTAACGGCACGAGCATAAAACTCCACTGCACGTTTAAGTCGACAGAGCCCATCACTGAGGACTCGGCCATCGTGACTTGGAATTTCCGGCCACTGAAACCTGGGCCGGAGGAAACG GTGATTCACTACCAGGAGGAGCCGTTCCCTCCGACGGAGGGTCGCTTCAAAGGCCACGCTGTGTGGTCAGGAGACGTCATGAATGGGGACGTCTCCATCACGCTCCTCGACGTCCAGTTCATCTTCAACGGCACCTACAGCTGTGAGGTGCGCAACCCCCCAGACTTCCAGGGCTTCGCAGGGGAGGTTGTCCTGAAGGTCGTGCAAAAAG CCTCCGTCTCCGAAATCGAAATCTTGGCGGCGTCAGTAGGAGGCGGCATCTGTGTGATTGCCGTCCTCctcgtggtggtggtggtgatgcggAAGCGTCTGTGCAAGTGTCACCATGACGACGACCCGGAGGTGGAGATGAGGGAGCGCAAGTGGAAGGACCCTACTGCCTG CAAACTAGAGGAGGCCATCCACCTGATGGTAGTGGAGAAGGCTCTAGAGGTGGACAGCTCTGACGATGAAGAgagcgatgatgatgatgatgacgaagaagatgatgatgatgaagatgatgatgatgatgacgacgatgaCGATGATGACGACGACGATGATGATTAG